The Methylobacterium currus genome contains a region encoding:
- a CDS encoding type IA DNA topoisomerase translates to MAQATSGKSPRGKSPRGKTLFFFEKPSAMRQVQRFFRSPSTVCVAAEGHLLEAAEPGEIRPDWKPWRFDALPIALERLPVAPGHGRSGQSHAPKLAAIRQALAGVERVIIATDPGREGSMIAWEVLEHLGWRGRVDRLRLGALDEISIRRAFGLLAREDDSGERDYAAYLEALCRQYEDWHLGLNGTRAVSLRLRPPAFREPWRFGGVQTPTLAILADLEERIRNFVPRDFYKIALPVTTESGARLTLWHAPKDKIFAIKDAETIRDAAEGWSGPLAVVQKDVRRAPPKLFSKDTLSRACAKRFGWDPQVTARHAQALYDKGFLSYPRTESVHLPESQAKDAAAVIAAIATADKDLAAHVPATPQIRRGPKGHYVKDPGEHHAIVPLRKVPGPGDVAPDAQKLWLLVAKNFLAAHMADGIDARTTVTADISTPLGPRRFVITGSVVRVPGWRALYGTEADEDEVVPGKAKADDEPTTGRLPPVRDGEAGTGGEPTIETARTEPPRRITRGELPVVMGRLIDQVEDPALKRALENPANPTEPKGLGTAATRDAVLPKLMKSHYVTLLKGKDPAITVTEVGLAFVAAVRRVFPAYGDPVGRAVFESELAEIGRASTKAEAVRRAEAFRQRTRERVEALIGAVSGAERLAVEGLAVEGLAVEGLAVEGEALPRRGRAPTAAMVSFARSLAARKGIPLPPEATRDAGACRVFLNTHAGPKAAPAGDGATRAPTPAMLRFAASLARAKRLEALPPEIETDFNACRAFLDAHAGGDGSRSGGKTAPTREAPTREASATKPRARRPRGPASPGRAPRRRRAADA, encoded by the coding sequence ATGGCGCAGGCCACCTCCGGCAAGTCCCCTCGCGGCAAGTCCCCTCGCGGCAAAACTCTCTTCTTCTTCGAGAAGCCCTCGGCGATGCGCCAGGTGCAGCGGTTCTTCCGCTCGCCGAGCACGGTCTGCGTCGCCGCCGAGGGCCACCTCCTGGAGGCGGCCGAGCCCGGGGAGATCCGGCCGGACTGGAAGCCCTGGCGCTTCGACGCGCTGCCCATCGCCCTGGAGCGCCTGCCGGTGGCCCCCGGCCACGGCCGCTCGGGCCAGTCGCACGCGCCGAAGCTCGCGGCGATCCGCCAGGCGCTGGCCGGGGTCGAGCGTGTGATCATCGCCACCGATCCGGGCCGCGAGGGCTCGATGATCGCCTGGGAGGTGCTGGAGCACCTGGGCTGGCGCGGCCGGGTCGACCGCCTGCGCCTCGGCGCCCTCGACGAGATCTCGATCCGCCGGGCCTTCGGGCTCCTCGCGCGCGAGGACGATTCCGGCGAGCGCGACTATGCGGCCTATCTCGAGGCCCTGTGCCGCCAATACGAGGACTGGCATCTCGGCCTCAACGGCACGCGGGCCGTGTCCTTGCGCCTGCGCCCGCCGGCCTTCCGCGAGCCCTGGCGCTTCGGCGGGGTGCAAACGCCGACGCTGGCGATCCTCGCCGACCTGGAGGAGCGCATCCGCAATTTCGTCCCGCGCGACTTCTACAAGATCGCGCTTCCGGTCACGACCGAAAGCGGCGCCCGCCTGACGCTCTGGCACGCACCGAAGGACAAGATCTTCGCGATCAAGGACGCCGAGACGATCCGCGACGCCGCCGAAGGCTGGTCCGGCCCGCTCGCGGTGGTGCAGAAGGACGTGCGACGGGCACCACCGAAGCTGTTCTCCAAGGACACGCTCTCCCGGGCCTGCGCCAAGCGCTTCGGCTGGGACCCGCAAGTCACGGCGCGTCACGCCCAAGCGCTCTACGACAAGGGGTTCCTGAGCTATCCCCGCACCGAATCGGTGCACCTCCCCGAGTCGCAAGCCAAGGATGCCGCCGCGGTGATCGCGGCGATCGCCACCGCCGACAAGGACCTCGCCGCCCACGTCCCGGCGACGCCGCAGATCCGCCGCGGGCCGAAGGGCCATTACGTCAAGGATCCGGGCGAGCACCACGCCATCGTGCCCCTGCGCAAGGTGCCGGGGCCGGGCGATGTCGCGCCCGATGCGCAGAAGCTCTGGCTCCTCGTCGCAAAAAACTTCCTCGCCGCCCACATGGCCGACGGGATCGACGCCCGCACCACGGTCACGGCGGACATCTCGACGCCGCTCGGCCCGAGGCGCTTCGTCATCACCGGCAGCGTGGTGCGGGTGCCGGGCTGGCGCGCCCTCTACGGCACCGAGGCCGACGAGGACGAGGTCGTGCCCGGCAAGGCCAAGGCCGACGACGAGCCGACCACCGGGCGCCTGCCGCCGGTCCGCGACGGCGAGGCTGGCACAGGCGGCGAGCCCACGATCGAGACCGCCCGGACCGAGCCGCCCCGGCGCATCACCCGGGGCGAGCTGCCGGTGGTGATGGGCCGGCTGATCGACCAGGTCGAGGACCCGGCCCTGAAGCGGGCGCTGGAGAACCCGGCCAACCCGACCGAGCCCAAGGGCCTCGGCACCGCCGCGACCCGCGACGCGGTGCTGCCGAAGCTGATGAAGAGCCACTACGTCACGCTGCTCAAGGGCAAGGATCCGGCGATCACCGTGACGGAGGTCGGCCTCGCCTTCGTGGCCGCGGTGCGGCGGGTATTTCCGGCCTATGGCGACCCGGTCGGGCGGGCTGTGTTCGAATCGGAGCTGGCCGAGATCGGCCGGGCATCGACCAAAGCCGAGGCCGTGCGCCGGGCCGAGGCCTTCCGTCAGCGCACCCGCGAGCGGGTCGAGGCGCTGATCGGCGCGGTCTCGGGCGCCGAGCGCTTGGCAGTTGAAGGCTTGGCGGTTGAAGGCTTGGCGGTCGAGGGCTTGGCGGTCGAGGGCGAGGCCCTGCCCCGCCGCGGCCGCGCGCCCACCGCCGCGATGGTGTCGTTCGCGCGTTCCCTGGCCGCCCGCAAGGGGATCCCCCTTCCCCCCGAGGCCACGCGCGACGCCGGCGCCTGCCGGGTCTTCCTCAACACCCATGCGGGACCGAAGGCGGCCCCGGCCGGTGACGGTGCGACCCGAGCCCCGACCCCGGCGATGCTGCGCTTCGCCGCCTCCCTCGCCCGGGCCAAGCGCCTGGAGGCGCTGCCGCCCGAGATCGAGACCGACTTCAACGCCTGCCGCGCCTTCCTCGACGCCCATGCGGGCGGCGACGGCTCGCGCTCCGGCGGCAAAACGGCCCCGACCCGGGAAGCCCCGACCCGCGAGGCCTCGGCGACGAAGCCCCGCGCCCGCCGCCCGCGCGGCCCGGCGAGCCCCGGCCGCGCTCCCCGCCGTCGCCGCGCGGCGGATGCGTGA